In Lactobacillus sp. PV012, one genomic interval encodes:
- a CDS encoding NlpC/P60 family protein — MKIKTKFTAAFAATLLSASFLTVNVKAADIDINSQSNSSDKTIQTVETPVKKVSYFKSNPKIIQLKKETTLYKDAALAHPDHKAKKNYHYLISLLKTNNDGSKILKTNSGLYISADTSLSKKIKGYQNPKKYHQVHYTQLKPYGKVGYTLSRGYEGIKTWKVMHKMGTWAGTNYYNQATYNAVKNFQRKHGLKVTGSVNLKTWQKMGFSKKEWYDIDSYVAPLGAKAWQDRSGHIEAMIKQAYKYIGKPWLAGCSSSPAYGVDCSGLVMQALYAGGISPEPTSSIGHAHPGNEWNSRNLWADKKLKKVSYSSRKRGDLVFYYQPGTHTIWHVAIYLGNNKVIESWPPSVMVQPIVNGQRNVIAGIKRPFI, encoded by the coding sequence ATGAAAATAAAAACAAAGTTTACTGCAGCTTTTGCGGCAACTTTATTAAGCGCAAGTTTTTTAACTGTAAATGTTAAAGCAGCAGATATTGATATCAATAGTCAATCAAATAGTTCAGATAAAACTATTCAAACGGTAGAAACACCAGTAAAGAAAGTTAGCTACTTTAAATCTAATCCTAAAATTATTCAATTAAAGAAGGAAACTACTCTTTACAAAGATGCAGCTTTGGCTCATCCTGATCATAAGGCTAAAAAGAACTATCACTACTTGATTTCCTTATTGAAGACTAATAATGATGGTAGTAAGATATTGAAAACTAATTCTGGTCTTTATATTTCTGCAGATACATCCCTTTCTAAAAAGATAAAAGGTTACCAAAATCCAAAGAAATATCATCAAGTACATTATACTCAACTCAAGCCTTATGGTAAGGTGGGTTACACCTTATCTCGCGGTTATGAGGGTATTAAGACTTGGAAAGTTATGCATAAGATGGGTACTTGGGCAGGGACTAATTACTATAATCAAGCTACTTATAACGCAGTTAAAAATTTCCAACGTAAGCATGGCTTAAAGGTTACAGGTAGTGTTAACTTAAAGACTTGGCAAAAAATGGGCTTTTCTAAAAAGGAATGGTATGACATTGATAGTTATGTAGCTCCACTTGGTGCTAAAGCATGGCAGGATAGAAGTGGCCATATCGAAGCAATGATTAAACAAGCTTATAAGTACATAGGTAAGCCATGGCTTGCTGGTTGTTCTTCAAGTCCAGCTTATGGTGTTGATTGTTCAGGACTTGTAATGCAAGCATTGTATGCTGGTGGTATTAGTCCAGAGCCAACAAGTTCAATAGGTCATGCTCATCCTGGTAACGAATGGAATTCACGTAACTTATGGGCAGATAAGAAATTAAAGAAAGTCTCTTACTCTAGCCGGAAACGTGGTGACTTAGTATTTTATTACCAACCGGGTACTCATACTATTTGGCACGTTGCAATTTATTTAGGTAATAATAAGGTAATCGAAAGTTGGCCACCATCTGTAATGGTTCAGCCAATTGTTAATGGTCAACGTAATGTAATTGCCGGTATTAAACGTCCGTTTATCTAG
- a CDS encoding C39 family peptidase, with product MKLKYKLLAAAAITIGLNARNSQVILAATDNNIEKNSQTQANPTSQVSHWQTVNGKTYYVKNGKNLKGYRQIDGNWYVFNKKGEVCTGVHQIPHTKILGYFNNQGHRIFSNVTVGKVKYWINKKGTIVGVKNNAKVVSQLPEMPTGCEITAVTMMLNYAGVNVSKFKAAKIMHYSFNPNKGFIGSPYKKWPLGYWVAPDGVKSVVKHYLGTSKVMTRTSMAGIKNKLIRSHLVVAWVGNFDGFSNHAITLTGYHGKTLYYNDPWTGTKRSIGENSFMLHWEKDAKRALSY from the coding sequence ATGAAATTAAAATACAAATTATTAGCTGCAGCAGCTATTACAATAGGATTAAATGCTAGAAATTCCCAAGTTATTTTGGCAGCAACTGACAATAATATTGAGAAAAATTCGCAAACACAAGCAAATCCAACTTCACAAGTCTCACACTGGCAGACAGTCAATGGTAAAACTTATTATGTGAAAAATGGGAAAAACCTCAAAGGTTATCGCCAAATTGATGGTAACTGGTATGTTTTCAATAAAAAGGGTGAAGTCTGCACTGGTGTACATCAAATTCCACATACCAAGATTTTAGGCTATTTTAATAATCAAGGTCATCGCATTTTCTCTAATGTAACTGTCGGTAAAGTAAAGTACTGGATTAATAAAAAAGGGACGATTGTTGGAGTTAAGAATAATGCCAAAGTAGTTTCTCAACTTCCTGAAATGCCTACTGGCTGTGAAATAACCGCTGTAACGATGATGCTCAACTATGCAGGAGTTAATGTTTCAAAATTCAAAGCAGCTAAGATAATGCATTATAGTTTTAATCCTAACAAAGGATTTATCGGTTCGCCTTATAAAAAATGGCCTTTGGGATATTGGGTAGCTCCTGATGGTGTTAAGTCAGTAGTTAAACATTATCTCGGTACCTCCAAAGTAATGACTAGGACAAGTATGGCCGGAATTAAGAATAAGTTAATTCGCTCACATCTTGTTGTAGCATGGGTTGGAAACTTTGACGGCTTTTCTAATCATGCAATCACATTAACTGGTTATCATGGTAAAACTTTGTATTACAACGATCCTTGGACTGGTACTAAACGTTCCATTGGTGAAAATTCATTTATGTTACATTGGGAAAAGGATGCTAAAAGGGCATTAAGTTATTAA
- a CDS encoding DUF554 domain-containing protein, which yields MIGTIVNTGAILVGTTIGCFLKNGLKDKYEDALYIAMGLAALGIGLENVINNLPKSKYPVLFIVSLALGALFGNWLDLNKHYNNLIDRFGGKASTGEGIATGILLYCIGALSIVGPVMAAAKGDHTMLFTNATLDFVSSTIFGASFGWGMLICAPVLFCWQGGIYLVAKYLSASFFSGPLITEISIVGGFLITITGIVLLKLRDIKTLNFLPSLLVPIIFFIGKSII from the coding sequence ATGATTGGGACAATAGTAAATACAGGAGCAATTTTAGTTGGAACAACAATTGGATGCTTTCTAAAAAATGGCCTTAAAGATAAATATGAAGATGCTCTATACATTGCCATGGGGTTAGCAGCTTTGGGCATTGGTTTAGAAAATGTAATTAACAATCTTCCTAAAAGTAAGTATCCCGTCTTATTTATTGTTAGTTTGGCACTAGGTGCTTTGTTTGGAAATTGGCTTGACTTAAATAAGCATTATAACAATTTAATTGATCGTTTTGGAGGCAAAGCTTCTACCGGTGAAGGAATTGCAACTGGAATTTTATTATATTGCATCGGAGCCTTATCAATTGTAGGTCCTGTTATGGCAGCCGCTAAAGGAGACCATACCATGCTATTTACAAATGCTACTTTAGATTTTGTATCTTCAACTATTTTTGGAGCTAGTTTTGGTTGGGGAATGTTGATTTGTGCGCCAGTTTTATTCTGTTGGCAAGGAGGAATCTATTTAGTGGCAAAGTATTTATCAGCTTCTTTTTTTAGTGGGCCATTAATTACAGAAATTTCAATTGTAGGAGGATTTTTGATTACAATTACTGGAATTGTACTTTTAAAGTTGCGCGATATAAAAACTTTGAATTTTTTACCAAGTTTATTGGTACCAATTATCTTTTTTATTGGGAAAAGTATAATTTAG
- a CDS encoding 8-oxo-dGTP diphosphatase yields MSRTESVTLTNMCMIKNKDKILVLDRKDPVWPGLTFPGGHVEAHESFHDSVIREVKEETGLIIEAPKLVGVKQFYDANQQRYLVFFYTATKFSGNLQESEEGTLTWMTKDKLLHSKLAYNFDHDLPVYFDEKISEHLLDGERDELF; encoded by the coding sequence ATGAGTAGAACTGAATCAGTTACTTTAACAAACATGTGTATGATCAAGAACAAAGATAAAATATTAGTTTTAGATCGAAAAGATCCAGTCTGGCCAGGACTAACTTTTCCAGGTGGCCACGTTGAAGCTCATGAGTCATTTCATGATTCAGTAATCCGTGAAGTTAAAGAAGAAACCGGTTTAATTATTGAAGCTCCTAAACTTGTAGGCGTTAAGCAGTTTTATGACGCTAACCAACAACGCTATTTAGTATTCTTTTATACTGCAACAAAATTCAGTGGTAATTTACAGGAAAGTGAAGAAGGGACTCTAACTTGGATGACAAAGGATAAATTACTCCATTCGAAACTAGCATATAATTTTGATCATGATTTACCAGTTTATTTTGATGAAAAGATTAGTGAACATTTATTAGATGGTGAGAGGGATGAACTATTTTGA
- a CDS encoding NAD(P)H-binding protein — protein sequence MTKVAIIGANGQIARLVEEKILKDTNDIELTLFLRNSARLADLADNPRVTIIDGDANNPDDLRKAIKGQDIVYVAFVDHSAEAKLTQDIIKIMDEEGVKRLISSNILGIYDKVPEPFGSYNREVCFGGKVKATDAVVLSDKYIEESDLDYTVLRLAWLNDRNDTNYTVTHKGEEYIGVSVSRKSCAKLIVEIIEDPKKYSRESIGFADEATQGSPRPVY from the coding sequence ATGACTAAAGTAGCAATCATTGGAGCAAATGGACAAATTGCTCGCTTAGTAGAAGAAAAAATTTTAAAAGATACTAATGATATTGAGTTAACCCTATTTTTAAGGAATTCTGCTCGTCTTGCTGATTTAGCAGATAATCCCAGAGTGACCATTATTGATGGGGATGCTAATAATCCAGACGATTTGCGTAAAGCAATTAAAGGACAAGATATTGTCTATGTGGCTTTTGTAGATCATAGTGCAGAAGCTAAGCTTACCCAAGATATTATTAAAATTATGGATGAAGAAGGCGTTAAACGTTTAATTTCTTCAAATATTCTTGGAATTTATGACAAAGTACCTGAGCCATTTGGTTCATATAACCGAGAAGTTTGTTTTGGCGGAAAAGTTAAAGCAACTGATGCAGTTGTACTTTCTGATAAGTATATTGAAGAATCAGATTTAGATTATACAGTACTTCGATTAGCTTGGCTTAATGATCGGAATGATACTAATTATACTGTTACTCACAAGGGTGAAGAGTATATTGGTGTCTCTGTCTCAAGAAAGAGCTGCGCAAAGTTAATTGTAGAAATTATTGAAGATCCTAAAAAATACAGTAGAGAGAGTATTGGCTTTGCTGATGAAGCTACTCAAGGTTCTCCTAGACCTGTTTACTAA
- a CDS encoding aldo/keto reductase: protein MEYITLNDGNKMPQLGFGVFQVPDLKEAETAVKDAIEVGYRLFDTAAAYQNEEAVGKAINQSGIDRSNFFVTSKLWVDHFTYEKAKQGIDESLAKLGMDYMDLYLLHQPYGDVYGAWRALEEAQKAGKIKSIGVSNFYPDQLKNLELMSNVKPAVNQIEVSPWFQQDSEVNWNQKQGIAVEAWAPFAEGKHEIFTNETIAEIGKKYGKKNGQVILRWLLQRGIIVIPKSVHKVRMAENFDVFDFKLSDEDMKKMNSLDLQESQFFDHRDPSAIESIFGSSLKALR, encoded by the coding sequence ATGGAATATATTACTTTAAATGATGGCAATAAAATGCCACAACTTGGATTTGGTGTCTTTCAAGTTCCAGATCTAAAAGAAGCAGAAACTGCAGTTAAAGATGCAATTGAAGTAGGGTATCGCTTATTTGATACAGCAGCAGCTTATCAAAATGAAGAAGCTGTTGGTAAAGCAATTAACCAAAGTGGCATCGATAGAAGCAACTTCTTTGTAACTTCTAAACTATGGGTAGATCATTTTACTTATGAAAAAGCTAAACAAGGAATTGATGAATCTTTAGCCAAGCTTGGAATGGATTACATGGATCTTTATTTACTCCACCAACCATATGGGGATGTTTATGGAGCTTGGAGAGCTTTAGAAGAAGCTCAAAAAGCTGGTAAAATTAAGTCCATTGGGGTTTCTAATTTTTATCCAGATCAACTCAAAAACTTAGAATTAATGAGTAATGTTAAACCTGCAGTTAACCAAATTGAAGTCTCACCCTGGTTCCAACAAGATAGTGAAGTAAACTGGAATCAAAAACAAGGGATTGCAGTAGAAGCTTGGGCACCATTTGCGGAAGGTAAGCATGAGATTTTCACTAATGAAACAATCGCTGAAATTGGTAAGAAATATGGTAAGAAGAACGGACAGGTAATTTTACGCTGGTTACTTCAAAGAGGTATTATTGTAATTCCAAAGTCTGTTCATAAGGTTCGCATGGCAGAAAACTTTGATGTTTTTGATTTTAAATTAAGTGATGAAGACATGAAGAAAATGAATTCACTTGATTTGCAAGAAAGTCAGTTCTTCGATCATCGTGATCCAAGTGCTATTGAAAGTATTTTTGGTTCAAGTTTGAAAGCTTTACGTTAA
- a CDS encoding LysR family transcriptional regulator, whose product MISFELLEELVTFAKYGTLRATAEHLMITQPSVTRGMQKLEQELGVKLFDRQANRISLNETGKLAAAEAKKLLAAENNFVEKIANFDQMKKNITIGSVAPGPLLWLDNNRPSFNQDLAITQQLITPDHVVQDLLSYKQRIIFTNYEIESEEIESMYLGREKLFVRIDKFNPLAAKKSVTFKDLAGLSFLVVRDVGPWRKIQESNIPDAKFLYQEDLNSLDELTQYSNFPVFRSNLTLASHFEEKDDDRILIPIEDKNNTLEIYGSYLKEQRSTVQPLLKEISQNWPVQK is encoded by the coding sequence ATGATAAGTTTTGAATTGCTAGAAGAATTAGTTACCTTCGCTAAATATGGGACTTTAAGAGCAACAGCTGAGCATTTGATGATTACTCAACCTAGTGTTACACGCGGGATGCAAAAGTTAGAACAAGAATTGGGTGTTAAGCTTTTTGACCGCCAAGCTAATCGAATTTCCTTAAATGAAACTGGTAAATTAGCTGCAGCTGAGGCCAAAAAGTTATTAGCTGCAGAAAATAATTTTGTGGAGAAAATTGCTAATTTTGACCAAATGAAAAAGAATATTACCATTGGTTCCGTAGCTCCTGGTCCTCTTCTTTGGTTAGATAATAACCGTCCTAGTTTTAATCAAGACCTTGCCATTACCCAGCAACTGATTACACCTGATCATGTTGTGCAAGATTTACTTAGCTACAAACAAAGAATCATCTTCACAAATTATGAAATTGAATCTGAGGAAATCGAATCAATGTATTTAGGTAGAGAAAAATTATTTGTTAGAATTGATAAATTTAATCCTCTGGCTGCCAAGAAAAGTGTAACTTTCAAAGATTTAGCAGGTTTAAGTTTCTTAGTAGTTAGGGATGTGGGACCTTGGCGTAAGATTCAAGAGTCCAATATTCCAGATGCTAAATTTTTATACCAAGAAGATTTAAACTCACTAGATGAATTAACACAATATTCTAATTTTCCCGTCTTTAGGTCTAACTTAACTTTAGCGAGTCATTTTGAAGAAAAAGATGACGATCGTATCTTAATACCAATTGAGGATAAAAATAATACTTTAGAAATTTACGGCTCGTATTTAAAAGAGCAGCGGTCTACTGTACAGCCCCTTTTAAAGGAAATATCTCAAAATTGGCCAGTTCAAAAATAA
- a CDS encoding nuclear transport factor 2 family protein yields the protein MTDEQQIISLYRKENQAMVNKDINTLNQILAPSMELTHMTGYVQPKMEWIDQIQNEEMKYYSSDEEAIEDIEINGNTASFIGKNRVKARIWGGSISTWPLQMKMYFAKENGKWVIAKQVASPY from the coding sequence GTGACTGATGAACAACAAATAATTTCACTTTACCGCAAAGAAAACCAAGCGATGGTTAACAAAGACATTAACACACTTAACCAAATTTTAGCTCCAAGTATGGAATTAACTCATATGACTGGCTATGTTCAACCGAAGATGGAATGGATCGACCAAATCCAAAATGAAGAAATGAAATATTATTCTTCTGATGAAGAAGCGATTGAAGATATTGAAATTAATGGGAATACAGCATCATTTATTGGTAAAAATCGTGTTAAAGCCAGAATTTGGGGCGGTAGTATTTCTACTTGGCCACTTCAAATGAAAATGTATTTTGCTAAAGAAAATGGCAAGTGGGTTATAGCTAAACAAGTGGCTAGCCCATATTAA
- a CDS encoding SDR family oxidoreductase → MKKEVVVLFGSGSIGEAIVRRVASGKKLLLADYNENNLKNVQKRLQEAGFDVETIKADLSSRESIQKVVKKAQELGKIKHLVNAAGVSPSQTTPEQVLKVDLYGTSVLLEEFGKVIDEGGSGIIISSQSGHRLPALGQENDKKLAMTPTEKLLDLDILQPDVITDSLFAYQYAKRENVLRVASESVNWQKRGARINAISPGIVMTPLALDELNGPRGAGYKKMFESMVTKRPATPDEIASLAQYLMSDQAAFITGSDFLIDGGVTAQYWYGNVDEVRN, encoded by the coding sequence ATGAAAAAAGAAGTAGTTGTTTTATTTGGTAGTGGATCAATTGGTGAAGCTATTGTTAGACGGGTTGCTAGTGGTAAAAAATTATTACTAGCTGACTACAATGAAAACAACTTAAAAAATGTGCAAAAGAGATTACAAGAAGCAGGTTTTGATGTAGAAACAATCAAGGCTGATTTATCTTCTCGTGAATCAATTCAAAAAGTAGTTAAGAAAGCTCAAGAGTTGGGTAAAATTAAGCACTTAGTCAATGCAGCAGGTGTTTCACCATCTCAAACTACTCCTGAGCAAGTCTTGAAAGTGGATTTGTATGGTACCTCAGTTTTGCTTGAAGAATTCGGAAAAGTTATTGATGAAGGTGGTAGTGGAATTATTATTTCTTCTCAATCTGGACATCGTCTACCCGCATTAGGTCAAGAGAACGACAAAAAACTTGCTATGACTCCAACTGAAAAATTGCTTGATTTAGATATTTTGCAACCTGATGTAATTACCGATTCACTTTTTGCTTACCAATATGCTAAACGTGAGAATGTGTTGCGTGTTGCTAGTGAATCAGTAAATTGGCAAAAGCGTGGTGCCAGAATTAATGCCATTTCTCCCGGAATAGTAATGACTCCACTTGCCTTGGATGAATTAAATGGCCCACGTGGTGCCGGCTACAAGAAAATGTTTGAATCGATGGTAACTAAGCGTCCAGCAACTCCGGATGAAATTGCTAGTTTAGCTCAATATTTAATGAGTGACCAAGCAGCCTTTATTACAGGGAGTGATTTTTTAATTGATGGTGGTGTTACCGCTCAGTATTGGTACGGTAATGTTGACGAAGTTAGAAATTAA
- a CDS encoding NAD(P)H-binding protein, whose amino-acid sequence MTNVLIIGATGTVGRAATEAILKNTNDNLTLFSRSANKLSVADPSREKTISGDVTNPADLDKALQGQDAVFAALSGNLGHFAKSIVEAMNRNGVKRLVFITSMGIYNEIPASVGGGNLRTNSTLRPYREAADIIEASDLNYTIVRPGWFTNGPVNYEVTRKGEPFGGHDVSVASIGDLVQKLVDDDSLYSRDSVGINTSEE is encoded by the coding sequence ATGACAAACGTTTTAATTATTGGTGCTACTGGTACTGTGGGTAGAGCAGCAACCGAAGCAATTTTAAAAAATACAAATGACAATCTTACTTTATTCTCTCGCTCAGCTAACAAACTTAGTGTAGCTGATCCAAGTAGAGAAAAGACAATTTCTGGGGATGTAACTAATCCAGCAGACTTGGACAAGGCTTTACAAGGACAAGATGCTGTATTTGCCGCATTAAGTGGTAACTTAGGACATTTTGCTAAGAGCATTGTTGAAGCAATGAACCGAAATGGCGTAAAACGTTTAGTATTCATTACTTCCATGGGAATTTACAATGAAATTCCAGCTAGCGTTGGTGGTGGTAATTTAAGAACTAATTCTACTTTAAGACCTTATCGTGAAGCAGCTGATATCATTGAAGCATCCGATTTAAACTACACTATTGTTCGTCCTGGTTGGTTCACTAATGGTCCCGTTAATTACGAAGTAACTAGAAAAGGGGAACCATTTGGTGGCCATGATGTTTCGGTTGCATCAATTGGTGATTTAGTCCAAAAACTTGTCGATGATGATTCGCTTTACTCTAGAGATAGTGTGGGTATTAATACTTCAGAAGAATAA
- a CDS encoding LysR family transcriptional regulator: MFNQIRYFISVVKNKNFTKAAEECHISQPAISQQIKELESELGVQLLERIGRSFTVTQAGKYFYNHSQDLLNNLDELISETKKIDNQTEEPFILHAGYLRNFGTNEFLRAVTEFSGEFPDVQLKITSGSHEKLFNMLEEDKLDIAFSDLRRAPSNKYVNKFLTSSNFEVLINKKQVNTNQTKVESQALRDLPCILIVGPMNRPMKRSIIKMF; the protein is encoded by the coding sequence ATGTTTAATCAAATTAGATATTTTATTTCAGTAGTTAAAAATAAAAATTTTACGAAAGCTGCTGAGGAATGTCATATCTCACAACCAGCCATTTCACAGCAAATTAAAGAGCTCGAGTCAGAATTAGGCGTCCAACTTTTAGAAAGAATAGGGCGCAGCTTTACTGTTACTCAAGCTGGTAAATATTTTTATAATCATAGCCAAGATTTATTAAACAACCTAGATGAATTAATTTCCGAGACAAAGAAAATTGATAATCAAACAGAAGAACCTTTTATTTTGCATGCTGGTTATTTGCGTAATTTTGGAACTAATGAATTTTTACGAGCAGTAACGGAATTTTCAGGGGAATTTCCTGATGTTCAATTAAAAATTACTAGTGGTAGTCACGAAAAACTATTTAACATGCTAGAAGAAGATAAATTAGATATTGCTTTTAGTGATTTAAGAAGAGCTCCTTCTAATAAATATGTAAATAAGTTTTTGACTTCAAGTAATTTCGAAGTTTTGATTAATAAAAAACAAGTCAATACCAATCAAACTAAAGTTGAAAGTCAAGCCTTGCGTGATTTGCCATGTATTTTAATTGTAGGGCCAATGAACAGGCCGATGAAGAGAAGTATTATCAAGATGTTTTAA
- a CDS encoding type 1 glutamine amidotransferase, with protein MRINVLQHTPNEGPGAIKSWADKNNYQFYVYHPETFGHLPSAQETDLLVILGGPMSPNDDLTWIKQERELIKEMLKAHKPIFGACFGAQQIAKAVGYEVLDAPYKEVGWAPVYLQDQTIPGLPEKLTALHWHQQMFEIPKEAKLLFSSDLVKNQGFLLNDNVIGLQFHFEPEEDNLREIAINDQEYPAENNSLHQTYQEIIKHGVPEENKKIMFKLLDFISRTW; from the coding sequence ATGAGAATTAATGTTTTGCAGCATACACCCAATGAAGGCCCAGGGGCGATTAAATCTTGGGCAGACAAGAATAATTATCAATTTTATGTCTATCATCCAGAAACATTTGGCCACTTGCCTAGTGCGCAAGAAACAGATCTGCTAGTAATTTTAGGTGGGCCAATGAGTCCTAATGATGATTTAACTTGGATTAAACAAGAACGTGAATTAATCAAAGAGATGCTTAAAGCGCATAAACCAATTTTTGGGGCTTGTTTTGGTGCTCAACAAATTGCTAAAGCTGTTGGATATGAGGTTTTAGATGCGCCTTACAAAGAAGTAGGCTGGGCCCCAGTTTATTTGCAAGATCAAACAATTCCAGGACTTCCAGAAAAATTAACTGCTTTACATTGGCATCAACAAATGTTTGAAATTCCTAAAGAAGCAAAGTTGTTGTTTTCTAGCGATTTAGTTAAAAATCAGGGCTTTTTGCTTAATGATAATGTGATTGGCCTGCAATTCCATTTTGAGCCTGAAGAAGATAATCTTCGTGAAATTGCTATTAATGATCAAGAATATCCTGCAGAAAACAATTCTCTACACCAGACTTATCAAGAAATAATAAAACACGGTGTGCCAGAAGAAAATAAAAAAATAATGTTTAAGTTGTTAGATTTTATTAGTAGGACTTGGTAG
- a CDS encoding ArgE/DapE family deacylase, with the protein MDKTQKIKILTDLIKINSVNGNEIEVARYLRSLLKKYDIDAKIDAFGDKRANLIAEVGDKDSQNILGLTGHMDTVAVSEREWTYPPFSATIKGDRLYGRGSSDMKSGLAAQIIALIELKEADKLPKNGKVRLIITAGEEYGTPGANRLQKQNIAQDLSALLVGEPTGGNIIFAHSGSLNYEIKSKGKSFHSSKPEKGINAINGLVEFIKKEQTLFDAVPQDPYLGAVKHSVTLIQGGSQVNIIPSTASLKGNIRPTAVFDNDKVIERLQGLVDDINQNSPYNLALEVIQSFYPIATAPEDSFVQLAFKAAKNNFSDEIKLDIINGATDASVFTLKRKDLPVVVLGPDKWEQAHQSNEYTTISSYLKIIETYQEIIKNFFATREERKNEN; encoded by the coding sequence ATGGACAAAACGCAAAAAATCAAAATTTTGACTGACTTAATTAAGATTAATTCGGTTAACGGTAATGAAATAGAGGTTGCTAGATACCTTCGATCATTATTAAAAAAGTATGACATTGACGCAAAAATTGATGCCTTTGGTGATAAGCGAGCCAATTTAATTGCTGAAGTAGGAGATAAAGATAGTCAAAATATCTTAGGATTAACTGGCCATATGGATACAGTTGCTGTGTCTGAAAGGGAGTGGACTTATCCTCCATTTTCTGCAACTATCAAAGGTGATAGACTATATGGGCGTGGCTCTAGTGATATGAAAAGTGGTTTAGCCGCTCAAATAATTGCTTTAATCGAGCTGAAAGAAGCAGATAAACTGCCCAAAAATGGAAAAGTAAGATTGATAATTACTGCAGGCGAAGAATACGGCACTCCCGGCGCTAATCGCCTTCAAAAACAAAATATTGCTCAGGATTTAAGCGCACTCTTAGTTGGAGAACCGACGGGCGGGAATATTATTTTTGCTCATTCAGGAAGCCTCAATTATGAGATTAAAAGTAAAGGAAAATCTTTTCACAGTTCAAAACCGGAAAAGGGCATCAATGCAATTAATGGTTTAGTTGAATTCATCAAAAAAGAACAGACCTTATTTGATGCTGTGCCACAAGATCCTTATTTAGGCGCAGTTAAGCATAGTGTAACCTTAATCCAGGGAGGTAGTCAGGTCAACATCATTCCTTCGACAGCAAGTCTAAAGGGAAATATTCGTCCAACCGCTGTTTTTGATAATGATAAGGTGATCGAGAGACTACAAGGGCTAGTTGATGATATTAATCAAAATTCTCCCTACAATTTAGCGTTAGAAGTGATTCAAAGTTTTTATCCGATTGCTACAGCGCCAGAAGACTCTTTTGTACAGCTAGCTTTTAAGGCCGCAAAAAATAATTTTTCTGATGAAATAAAACTAGATATTATTAATGGAGCAACTGATGCGAGTGTTTTCACCTTGAAAAGAAAAGACCTTCCTGTAGTAGTTTTAGGTCCTGATAAATGGGAACAAGCTCACCAAAGTAATGAATATACTACAATATCAAGCTACTTAAAGATAATTGAAACATATCAAGAAATTATTAAAAACTTTTTTGCCACTAGAGAGGAGAGGAAAAATGAGAATTAA